The Monomorium pharaonis isolate MP-MQ-018 chromosome 5, ASM1337386v2, whole genome shotgun sequence genome includes a window with the following:
- the LOC105836338 gene encoding mediator of RNA polymerase II transcription subunit 13 isoform X3: MTHPSHQTNGASLEDCHTNFFALTSLCGIKWRKLVWGEVAGGFGGTPLEDPVLSSFSRCLAGDILCVWRRVAATPATSGPATATAAATSAPIYDLGIAPSPAPPPLSLTAAKELWIFWYGEEPDLSGLVSPELIACESEQGSWESGLSYECRSLLFKALHNLIERCLLSRDFVRLGKWFVQPYNGYEKHRCSSSHLSFSFAFFVHGESTVCASVDVRQHPAVRHLTKTCLQRTQTSQSGVKVILAPYGLAGTLTGQVSRMDSQLLEEWKHFYPISTGSNPETGLPPLVEVLVGGVRMRYPSCYVLVTDMDDTPPETPLSPPSSPVTCERPLLMQQELSAATELPERVWAECTLSSPVSASKTESSTEPGTWTFVEPTQKSSCTCSCSNRSVLSRTEAPSTPPGGPPSYSRGPPTGGDCLPVPSVGSPGSPAPSPLLTPHSEPASVPPAEPTMPTLSPQPPPSHTNTAPPLTPSQGPKSISSACNNQVHSPSVPGPILKRPILVSREYEGALLEDEQPLTELYNYSLQEAWLNHPVKRFKTMNISSPPINRSNVLYPPMNSQTLQSQAPKLEIKQEPVAVGECIGRRTDPYEFDATGEENGTNVDGLRRQRDDPSKPGSLFTSEGLQPSYKDLDQIFDNSDPDTSSDETNLNQLQIQTPPGSNKSGGLHEETRVDGTNKNNRGVTVLRPEELSKMFPTPPSLEHNPVASPCQLSDPLMDQTELLMPSRPLRHLPDIYPNMGSPQEEPIDDWSYVFKPAAISKMVGSSKYAPLTNLPSQSLPSITLPPHCVYRPSWQCNPASTNQPDKSLPPTRPGSVQQQQQQQQQQQQQQQQQQQPCPQSPAPPYRSNTLPGRPPPPPYDQPSPATSTTSSYLNKNLNSIEADTPGPARAPESNSLVVNILLGDTALNIFRDHNFDSCSLCVCNAGPKVVGNIKGADAGIYLSNSWVGSALFQDDDQIRCSCGFSAVVNRRLAHRAGLFYEDEMEITGVAEDPAEKKKDSLTSIACPGTKTAPEGLDTIPPNVLELLREQCLIVQSSASSLYRAARICATVKSYPTLTPTVNTLEFNDGNEVCVAALDQGKLDGTQNERASRVNGVHRWVFLRARGPQCSGDIVRMMRSLQPLLQDAVQKKCTTRMWEAPYTVTGPLTWRQFHRLAGRGTDDRCEPQPIPALVVGYDRDWLSLSPYAVCFWEKLSLEPFAGPRDVAYVVVAPDSDCIVSRVKSFFRELSCTYEICRLGRHTPISKQLRDGILRVGKSTVQKLVKQPVDDWFKFLGENHIGELLRLYAQACNHRLAPYLTQVIQDRSLLDSGESQPANKQQPQQTATIPVPDTMPATPDVLTTKPESVEGENPRSETPSSSTSTNQTTTNTAGNTTPTSQTTSNTTPISTATGPDEEEIEPPAIVVYFVEPFSLGGTEDPDRRRLAILALLRAYSSAINSMPENMRSNIHVQIISLESIMELGRARERRKIQDEMRALSLNVFLQGRRLLNHNSTVKSLTGFGTAAAADLFLKSKDERNRAPYRLYAPAFVLAPLRAKSEAPESFGLPRPEECAVLYLSYCLSEDQSWLLAAATDDRGEIFETATINIDIPNRKRRKRASARRIGLQKLMDFILSVMSQGVQPWRLVVGRVGRIGHGELKGWSWLLSRKALLKASKHLKELCGQCSLLYPSAAPCVLSACLVSLEPDSTLRLMADQFTPDERFSQASVNCQLSTPQDVTCTHILVFPTSATTQSSQTAFQEQHNVPELGDDELFSALNDDMPEGMEGMGDFNDIFNVWPEPGAGGGQSPSGSPHRPEGSPHGGDGGGSGLGNHDGPGSPFPCSNTPRIATTEQAEEVGTLLQQPLALGYLVSTAPTGRMPPWFWAACPHLENVCPVFLKNALHLHSPAIQQNSDDLLQQQNAPTAHPLDSQYTTDVLRYVLEGYNALSWLALDANTKDRLSCLPVHVQALMHLYHATAALV, translated from the exons ACATCCCTCTGCGGAATTAAATGGAGGAAACTCGTGTGGGGCGAGGTGGCCGGTGGCTTCGGCGGCACGCCCCTCGAAGACCCGGTGCTGTCGAGTTTCTCGCGATGTTTAGCTGGTGACATTCTGTGCGTGTGGCGACGAGTGGCCGCGACTCCGGCCACCTCCGGCCCGGCGACGgccaccgccgccgctacCTCAGCGCCCATCTACGACCTGGGCATCGCGCCCTCGCCCGCGCCACCGCCGCTCTCCCTCACCGCCGCCAAGGAGCTCTGGATCTTCTGGTACGGCGAGGAACCCGATCTCTCCGGCCTGGTATCGCCGGAGCTCATCGCTTGCG AAAGCGAGCAGGGTTCTTGGGAAAGCGGATTGTCGTACGAATGCCGGTCACTTCTTTTCAAGGCTCTGCATAACTTGATTGAACGGTGTTTGCTATCCCGTGACTTCGTTCGCTTAGGAAAGTGGTTTGTGCAACCTTACAATGGCTACGAGAAACACCGTTGCAGCAG CAGCCATCTGTCGTTCTCATTTGCATTCTTCGTTCACGGAGAAAGTACTGTGTGCGCAAGTGTGGACGTCAGGCAGCATCCTGCGGTGCGACATCTTACAAAAACATGTCTACAACGTACTCAGACCTCCCAATCCGGCGTTAAAG TGATCCTAGCTCCTTATGGACTAGCGGGCACATTAACGGGTCAGGTGAGCCGTATGGACAGTCAACTTCTTGAAGAATGGAAACACTTTTATCCAATCAGTACCGGTAGTAATCCTGAGACTGGGCTTCCACCCCTCGTGGAGGTCCTCGTCGGTGGCGTGCGCATGCGTTATCCTTCTTGTTACGTCTTGGTTACGGATATGGATGATACGCCACCCGAAACTCCTCTCTCGCCGCCGAGTAGCCCCGTTACTTGCGAGCGGCCCCTCTTGATGCAACAGGAACTGAGTGCAGCTACCGAATTGCCGGAACGCGTGTGGGCGGAATGTACTTTAAGTTCACCAGTGTCTGCTTCCAAGACAGAATCTTCCACGGAACCTGGAACCTGGACATTCGTGGAACCGACGCAAAAGTCTTCCTGTACCTGTTCATGTTCGAA taGGTCGGTACTGAGTAGAACGGAAGCACCTAGTACACCACCAGGCGGTCCACCTTCCTACTCGCGCGGACCACCAACTGGAGGAGATTGCTTACCGGTGCCGTCAGTCGGCTCTCCAGGTTCTCCAGCACCATCGCCTCTTCTGACTCCGCACTCCGAGCCGGCGTCGGTCCCACCTGCGGAACCTACGATGCCGACTCTCAGCCCGCAACCTCCACCAAGTCACACGAACACTGCCCCACCCCTAACTCCGTCGCAAGGGCCCAAGTCTATTTCTTCCGCGTGCAACAACCAGGTGCACAGTCCGTCAGTTCCCGGACCGATATTGAAACGACCAATCTTAGTGTCTCGAGAATATGAGGGTGCTCTTTTGGAGGACGAGCAACCGCTAACCGAGCTATACAATTATTCGCTCCAGGAGGCTTGGTTGAATCATCCTGTGAAGCGTTTCAAGACTATGAATATCAGTAGTCCACCGATCAACCGGAGCAATGTTCTCTACCCACCGATGAACTCTCAAACGCTCCAATCTCAAGCTCCTAAACTGGAAATTAAACAAGAACCTGTTGCGGtt GGTGAGTGTATCGGAAGAAGAACAGATCCATACGAATTCGATGCGACAGGCGAGGAAAATGGCACGAATGTTGATGGTCTCAGACGACAAAGGGACGATCCGTCTAAACCAGGCTCTCTCTTTACCAGCGAAGGTCTCCAGCCATCCTACAAAGATCTAGatcaaatatttgataactCCGATCCTGATACTTCCAGCGATGAAACG AATCTGAATCAGCTACAGATACAAACGCCGCCAGGCTCGAATAAATCTGGCGGATTGCACGAAGAGACGAGAGTGGACGGTACGAATAAGAATAATCGAGGAGTCACGGTTCTACGGCCAGAAGAACTATCTAAGATGTTTCCAACTCCTCCTTCTCTGGAGCATAATCCTGTTGCCTCACCTTGCCAGCTAAGCGATCCTCTCATGGATCAGACTGAGCTGCTGATGCCCTCACGACCTCTCAGACACCTGCCCGACATCTATCCCAATATGGGTTCTCCGCAAGAAGAGCCAATTGACGATTGGTCATACGTGTTCAAGCCGGCAGCCATCAGCAAGATGGTTGGTTCTTCCAAATACGCACCCCTCACGAATCTGCCTAGCCAATCTCTGCCATCCATCACACTGCCACCGCACTGCGTATACAGACCTTCCTGGCAGTGCAATCCTGCTTCCACCAATCAGCCGGACAAGTCTCTTCCACCAACCAGACCCGGATCAgtgcaacagcaacagcagcaacagcaacagcagcagcaacaacagcaacagcaacagcagcctTGTCCACAAAGTCCAGCGCCACCCTACCGTTCAAATACCCTTCCCGGCAGGCCACCACCACCTCCGTACGATCAACCCAGCCCAGCTACATCTACTACTTCCTCGTATCTGAATAAAAATCTCAACAGCATCGAAGCGGATACGCCAGGGCCTGCTCGCGCACCCGAATCAAATTCCCTTGTAGTGAATATTCTTCTGGGCGACACTGCGCTCAACATCTTCCGCGATCATAACTTCGATAGCTGCAGTCTGTGTGTGTGCAATGCTGGGCCCAAAGTCGTAGGCAATATCAAGGGTGCCGATGCGGGCATTTACCTCAGCAATTCGTGGGTGGGTTCCGCGCTCTTCCAGGACGACGATCAAATCAGATGTAGTTGTGGTTTCAGCGCGGTGGTAAACCGCCGACTCGCGCACCGAGCAGGTTTATTCTACGAAGACGAAATGGAGATTACAGGCGTCGCCGAAGACCCAGCGGAAAAGAAGAAGGATTCGCTCACTTCGATCGCGTGTCCTGGAACGAAAACTGCCCCGGAGGGTCTTGACACGATACCACCGAATGTTCTTGAGTTACTACGTGAGCAATGCTTGATTGTTCAAAGTTCTGCCAGCAGTCTGTACAGAGCAGCCAGGATATGTGCCACCGTTAAAAGTTATCCGACGTTAACGCCGACAGTGAACACTTTGGAGTTCAACGATGGCAACGAGGTATGCGTTGCCGCGCTTGATCAAGGCAAGCTCGATGGCACGCAAAACGAAAGAGCATCGCGCGTGAACGGCGTGCATCGATGGGTGTTTCTCAGAGCGCGAGGTCCTCAATGCAGCGGCGACATCGTGCGAATGATGAGGTCGTTGCAACCACTTCTCCAGGACGCGGTACAGAAGAAATGTACGACGCGCATGTGGGAAGCACCATATACTGTCACTGGACCGCTTACGTGGCGACAGTTCCATCGTTTGGCTGGCCGTGGCACCGACGATCGTTGCGAGCCACAACCGATACCTGCGCTAGTCGTCGGATATGATCGCGATTGGTTGTCCTTGTCGCCGTACGCGGTCTGTTTCTGGGAAAAACTGTCATTAGAACCATTCGCCGGTCCCAGAGATGTTGCTTACGTGGTCGTCGCACCGGACAGCGATTGTATTGTTAGTAGAGTCAAATCGTTCTTCCGAGAACTTTCCTGCACATACGAA ATTTGTCGATTAGGAAGACATACGCCAATTTCAAAACAACTACGCGATGGAATTCTGCGCGTCGGGAAATCAACCGTGCAGAAACTAGTGAAGCAACCAGTGGACGATTGGTTCAAGTTTTTAGGAGAGAATCATATAGGCGAACTGTTGAGATTGTACGCTCAAGCGTGCAATCATCGATTGGCCCCATATCTGACGCAAGTTATACAAGATCGTAGTTTGTTGGATTCCGGTGAGTCTCAACCGGCTAACAAACAACAACCACAACAAACCGCAACAATTCCCGTTCCTGATACGATGCCAGCTACACCCGATGTATTAACGACCAAACCCGAATCTGTCG AAGGGGAGAATCCACGAAGCGAGACTCCCTCCTCCAGCACATCGACGAATCAGACCACTACTAATACAGCTGGTAATACGACACCGACTTCGCAAACCACAAGCAACACGACGCCGATTAGTACGGCCACAGGTCCAGATGAGGAGGAAATCGAACCTCCGGCCATCGTTGTCTACTTTGTAGAGCCTTTCTCGTTAGGCGGCACCGAGGATCCCGATCGACGGCGACTCGCCATTCTGGCTCTACTTAGAGCTTATTCTTCCGCGATCAATAGTATGCCCGAAAATATGAGATCAAATATTCACGTTCAG ATAATATCCTTGGAAAGCATAATGGAATTGGGTCGAGCTCGAGAAAGACGAAAGATTCAAGATGAGATGAGAGCTTTGTCATTAAATGTCTTTTTGCAAGGACGTCGATTATTGAATCATAATTCTACGGTGAAAAGCCTCACTGGTTTTGGTACTGCCGCTGCTGCGGATCTCTTCCTCAAGAGTAAAGAT GAACGGAACAGGGCGCCTTATCGTCTCTATGCGCCGGCCTTTGTATTAGCACCATTACGGGCGAAGAGCGAAGCTCCCGAATCGTTCGGTTTGCCGAGACCCGAGGAATGCGCGGTGCTCTATTTGAGTTACTGTTTGAGTGAGGATCAGTCTTGGTTATTAGCAGCCGCGACCGATGACAGGGGCGAAATTTTCGAAACCGCTACTATTAACATCGATATACCCAACAGAAAAAGGAGAAAACGCGCTTCAGCTAGACGCATTGGTCTTCAAAAGCTCATGGACTTTATATTGAGTGTAATGTCCCAAggt GTACAACCGTGGAGACTGGTCGTGGGTCGAGTAGGACGTATCGGACATGGTGAATTGAAAGGATGGAGCTGGTTGCTTTCCCGAAAAGCACTTCTAAAAGCCTCGAAGCATCTGAAAGAACTATGTGGACAGTGTAGCCTCTTATATCCCTCAGCAGCACCTTGCGTACTCAGCGCATGTTTAGTCTCACTCGAGCCAGACTCCACTCTGAGATTAATGGCCGATCAATTCACTCCCGATGAACGATTCAGTCAGGCATCTGTAAACTGCCAGTTATCCACACCTCAAGATGTCACATGTACTCACATACTTGTTTTTCCTACATCTGCTACCACTCAg TCGTCGCAGACCGCATTTCAAGAGCAGCACAACGTACCCGAGTTGGGAGACGACGAATTGTTTTCCGCTCTAAACGATGACATGCCAGAAGGCATGGAGGGAATGGGTGACTTTAACGATATCTTCAATGTTTGGCCTGAACCAGGTGCAGGCGGTGGACAAAGTCCAAGCGGAAGTCCACATCGTCCTGAAGGTTCACCGCATGGAGGAGACGGCGGTGGATCAGGTTTAGGCAATCATGACGGGCCGGGTAGTCCATTTCCGTGCAGCAATACGCCAAGA ATAGCAACGACTGAGCAAGCAGAAGAAGTAGGCACGCTTCTACAACAACCGCTCGCTCTTGGTTACCTGGTATCGACTGCGCCAACGGGACGAATGCCACCATGGTTTTGGGCAGCTTGTCCACATCTCGAGAACGTTTGCCCGGTATTCCTGAAGAACGCGTTACATCTGCACAGTCCTGCGATACAACAGAACAGCGACGATTTACTTCAGCAACAAAACGCACCCACTGCTCATCCACTGGATTCGCAGTATACCACTGACGTGCTCAG GTACGTGTTGGAAGGGTATAACGCACTGTCGTGGCTTGCGCTGGATGCAAACACCAAGGACCGATTGTCTTGCTTACCAGTACACGTACAGGCGCTCATGCATCTTTACCATGCGACGGCAGCTCTCGTCTGA